Genomic window (Cucumis sativus cultivar 9930 chromosome 2, Cucumber_9930_V3, whole genome shotgun sequence):
ATTGTTGAAGTAAAGCTCAATCCAGATCAATGGCCAAactcaaacatcaaaatcgGAAATAACAACCAGAAGCTAAACAAAACTAAGAAGCTGATCCAACTAAACATCAAAATCCGAAAGAACCAATTCAATTCCAACTTTAGATAGTTAATATCAAGCTCGAAAGAAACTCAAGCAAGTAACAGTGATTAATCAGAACCAGAAAGAAACGGACTAAGAGCTCAAaaccaagaaaataaagagaaattcaaactaaaagacATCAAGATTACACCTGCACAACTCCTCTCCTTCATGAGCTTATAAATAAGAACCGCAATTCCAATGGCATGAACAGCCTCAGCGGCCACAAAGAGCTTGTTGTGATCATGAACCATCACATAGAGAAGAACAAGAGAAATAATCGCAGACGCTACTCCTAAAAACGCTTTCATCTTCGGGGGTTGCCTCCGAACCCATGACGTAATTGCATGAATCGGCCTCCTGGGTACCTTCATTTCTCCTCAATCCTCTCTTCTAACCCTAAAATTTCACTAAAACCCGATACCCTCTAAGAAATCGTAAGCTCAGAGAGTTGGTGAACAAATTAGGTAACCAATTTGAATCCCTGTTTGGTCCCTCCTTTAAATTGAGTCCCAATTGAAGTGTGGCGGGCAACGGGTATGAGATGTCAGTACAATAATGAAAAGGGTAATTAGTTTCGCCATTAATGAGAGCATTAGCGAACTCCATTGTTAAAGAACTGATCCCACTGAGTattaaattattcataatGATCACGTTGCGACAGAATCACAACCGTGGTGGAATTGTTAATCCAATCCTCAAAAGAGTTGTGATGACGAATGGGTGTAGCGTATTGACACGACGAAGTCGCACTATGGAAAATTAGGGTTGGCTGGTAGCCAACTCCAATTTATTAATGCATTGATCATTAGACGTGTGAGACAAGCGAGAAAAGCTTCACACTCCTCCAAGTGCTGAATAAGGAACCGGGAAGAACAACGGCGATTTAATGTGACATTCCGCAacaattatttggttgtttttgtatacatatttatagtttttcagttttattaaacttctatatataaattaaaattttatattaaatgaaacTCTAGTTTCAAGTTGGTTTAAATAGATTAATGATTTTTCAATAAAGATTTAAAGGTTAGAGAttaaaattactataaatctttaatttgagaaactaattttggaatttaatattttttaccgaatcagaaatcaaaattaaaaatttggtCCTAATTTGTTTGTAAGATATTAGAGTTTCGGTTTAGCCTATGTAGATTACAATAAATTatcatttgaacttttatcacttcaaaaaaattcttaaattttttgtttgtttcctttCTCCTTTCCCTTCTAATTCGCACTTGCTTTTCCTCTTtttggtaaaaataaaaagcattCCTACATACATTTAATACTATTCATCTATCTTCTTCACTCTCACCAAACCCTAGCCGCCTACTCCATCTCCGTTCAAGTGTTCTCCGTCCAGTCGAGATCTCTACCTTTGTAGTCACTCCCTCCATTTTGTTTACTGAAAACTAAGCTCATTTTGTTGACTGAAAACTAAGTCGTAAGGAAGCATGTCCTCCGCTGCACACACACCGCTAGTCGTAGTTTTACTTCATCTAAAGTCAAGTGTCTTTGGGTTGCTTGTTCCTTTATGCATCGCACGTCCAACCGCGCTAATTTCCTTCATCACCATTCGTTCCGGTATGTGGTTGATGTTTGATATTCACAAttgtatctatatataaactataattaaaaactaaaaatatattacactttacattttttttctttttgacctTGAAGGTTTTGATTCTTTGAAGGTTTTTAAGAGGACGAAACTTTGAGCTCCAATATTTTCTCCAACTGATCGACTTTGAAGATTTTGTGGAATCTAAAAAAGTGGAAGATAGTGAAGCTGAATTCTTTTCAGCTTTGAATACCTAGATGTGCACAATTTCAACAATGATGTGGTATTTGGATTTTAGGTGAACAATTATATTTagaactatttttaaattgactagGAGCATTTGAgatattgtttcatttatttattgtccagattttttaattttgctattctaaccatttaaaagtaaatttactATTCAAAGTAAAAGTCATCATTTGCTTTTCTTCTTGACaaccctaaattttttttcttgcaatcgaatcaattaatatttaacaCATCTcctcatttttaatatttaacacATCTCCTCATTTTGGAAGTGAAAGATCCGAACCaccaaaattgttaaaatattgttCAAACTTAATTACAATACGCTTAGAATAATATTGACAAGGGATAGTTTAAGTTAGTGTACTAGCAATATAGCTATTgtgttaacattttttaaaataataataagttaatttttaaaaattatgcaATTACTTCCAATATTTAGCCTTCAATTctttacttattatttttgttcacaaATACCAGCATTAATGGAAAAGGTCAGTCGAACAAATCATAGTTTGGTATATAAATATCTATTATCTTCCATGGTTTAACTAACACCCACTCTTACATGTGTTGAGCAGCTAGCAACAAAAATCAGTGGGAAAAAGTTGACAAGAAATTTAGATACAAGTTCTTCTAATGCTAATATCATTGAAAGTTGAgctatatataatcattttaactattacaaatatatacacacacacacttaCGTGTTATACGCTAAATATCTGCTTCAAATACCAGCATAAATAATCACTACTCCAAGCTGAGAACTACATTAAGCTTGTTAATACTACCATCACCACAACTATCTAAATCATTTTGGCTTAACATAATCACCTATGATCAGTACTATATACAAGCTCCAAACCACTTACACCGGGCAAGCTGACAGTAAAAAGTCAGGCTGTCGGCGTTGAAGCAGTATACCGCAAAAGGGACATAATGGTTTCGAGGGTATCTCTGAATCGGAGAGTTTTAAAGAGTGAAAGTTGGGAGTCTCAGACATCTGGAAAAGTATATCTGGAGCCAATCTAAAAGCACTTCTACAACAACACATACAAAACCATAGGGGAGTAGTAGCAGGGCAGACCTGCATCGATACAGAACACCTTATTAGTTTGTGGCTCTGACTGACACCGGGTTTGCGCTTACCACCCTGGCAAACTCCAAATTCTGGAGACTCAAATGGAACCGGTGCTGAACAGTAAGTGCACTGCTCCGTTGATGAATGTTTACTGGATCAAGGCACAGCACAATAGAGGTCAATTATAAAAGTAGATTGTCCGCAAATTGATGTTGATATTCACAggtattaattaaaagaaagcttAGTTTCCGATGGAATGAGGGAGATGAAATTTCCAGAAGAGAAGTCTCAAGAAAATGGCaatgatagaaaaattatcaaattaaatgaataaacGAAGAAATATATCAGGAAAGCCTTTTTGACCATTCATAACAGAGTTTAATTGATTCAGAATCTCCCTATACATCTAAggaaaatgtttaatttgattatgcAATTAGCGGCTATATAGCACCACAACCAGcgaaaaattccaaaaaagaaaatgataccTCCAACGTTTTTTTCTCGCTTGTGATGCAATGTCTTTTATTGAGTCCTGTAAATGTTCAGGGTTAGATGTAACCCACTGCTGCATTTCTGTTAAACCAATGGGATACCAGAACCCAGGTCGATATTCAGTAATGGACAGTGAGCGAAGCTTTGCACAAGCAAAAAAACATAGACCGATTAGCCTCTGACGGAGTTCTCTTTCACTGCTTAAAAGTAACTTCTTACACAGAATATGCATTTCATTTTCAGAGTCGTCAAGTCCCTCCAAACTTAGCAGATCCAAATTCTGCAGATTGTCGTTCACTTGATCCTGTATTGATTCTGACAGAACTACACGTCTACAAATAATGTTGAGGAGGTGAAGTTGGCGAGTAGAAAATGTTGACACATTTTTTGAGACGTGTGACAAAATCTTTGTAGCAGAGAGCTCATTATTCCAATGGAGATATGAAGTTGCAAGCCACTTAAGTAGAATGTGGTCAACATATTCCGGTATGGAGTGCCTGAATGCCAGTAAAGCGGCAACAACTTCCCAAACAACCATAggtttattcaaatttttaaattgatttaaagaCCATAATATACTGGACTCCCAACGAACAAATTCTTTCTTAGACATGTTTGAAACGTTTTCAGTATAAAAGTATGAACTGTTTGGCATAACTTCTATTTCTTCTCCTCCAATCCAGAAGAATTGAACAGCAGCTTTCTGAGTCCTGAGAAATTCCAAGCATGTCATGGATGAATTGAAgatagaaattgatatatCAAATCCTTCGATCATTTACAAAACCTAAAGCATGATAACAAAAGTCCCAACAATATCTCTACCTTGCTTGGTACATTTTATCAAGTGAATCAAGATCAAAGTTGCGaacctgaaaaaaaaaacacgttataaattttttttttttttgaaaaggaaaccaGCTTCTTtagtgataataataataataaagctcaaagtacaaaagtgtatgttataatatattattgatgttTATACAATCATTGCAACCTATTGTGAAAATTATGATATAGAAGTTTAATTGTCAATGCAATCTAACAAGCTATTGGTGGAGTTCGTTCATAGGAACATAGGAGGTTGTTGGAGCCCGTGGGTCAAATCCCACCAAATGAACTAAACACCACACTGCTGCCTGGTACAAATCAGAAGGATGGTGATCTCTTTACATATATGGTGATCTCCTAAACCCAAACCATACAAAGGTGGATCCATTCTAAATATGAATGACTAGAGAGTTCAAAAAGTCCATATCCCATCGGACAAAAATAATGGATGACTAAGGTCGAACATATTTAGCACAGGACCTCCAAAAGTCCAACTTTAAAGGGGAGCAACGGCTGTATAGACATTTATGCACCAGCATGAGGAACAGACCAAACATAGGGAAAGACAACTGATAAAATACTTCctggaaattaaatttgaattagtttcctttttttttaaatttcctcGTCTCTTGACTATTATCCAGATTaatattttccttatttatgTAGCTGGTTACGGTAGTCCTAGGAGTTTCATCTAGTTACTTTTCAAGGCATTCTTTCAGTTGTtcacattatattttaatctgTAGAAGTGGACTCAAGCCATATATGTAATATTAGACATAGTATCTGTGTTGACTTCTATAATGCAGAATATTTCAGTAGTAAAAAACGGATCTTTTAGTATCACATACCACGGCACCCACAAGATTTCCTGGAGACATTGCAATGCCAAAGCATGAGCGAAATGTATCTGGAAGCTGCAAATACATATCTCCCATCATAACCCAGAACACAAATTACCTTTCTCAAAACAAGGCATAAAAAGCAAGCTCTTACATCAATGGAGCCTCCAAGCTCAGGGATACGTGATGAAATGGGCACTTCATGGAGAGAACTCTCATCTAAACTCCAACCTCGCAGAGTATTATCCTGTGATGAGCAAAGTATTTATTACATTTTGTGATcaaagaatttaaaagttatcatataattgtaaaaataggtTCATGGAGCCTCTTACAGAAGACATATCATGGCCAAAGAGATGTCCAAACATTGCCCAACAAATTCTTAATTATGAAAGATGCTCATAACTTACTATtctagatttttcttttcatttcttacttaaggtttttattttttatttttattttttgaggAAAAGACGTAATATTATTAGTGAGCCAAAAGATCTGTCTTTTGAGCTACAAAAACAGCACAATCGGTAGAAAGTGCAGATAAAACTCAACAAGGAAAACAGGAAAGCCACAATTTAGACTGCCCAGAAAAACCGTCTAGGTTTGTATGCACCGAGACCTTTATACACACACATGCCCACATAAAATAtatccttaaaaaaatatccttatttgatttgatgtaCATAATCTTCCACAAATAAATGGCAGGATACCAATTTATTTAGAGGTTAAGTCAGTAAGTAAAATGCCCCTGAATTAGCCTTCATTTTACAGATAACCATATCATACATGCATATGCAGTTCAATACCTCACTGCAGGTGAACAAATAACGTCCATCAACAGCCCAAGCCACACCTGTAACCTGGCAAAAATTCAGATGCGTAAAGTTGTGCACTGGATTATCAAGAATATTCTTCAGTTCACAAAATACTTACAACATGACAATGTGCATCAGATAACAAAATGTTATCAAATTCACTGCTAGATAGGTTAAATATCCTTATTTCAAGGGATCCAGATCCTCTGCCAATGGCCAAAAATAGTTTATGCTCGGATAACTTGGGCATATTAAGTGAAAGTACAGTTGGTACTCCTTCACCACTGATGACCTGCAAAGAAATAACCAATTTTAATGAGTGTTGaagtaaaataacatattGGAAAAGTAAGTCGTTTAGTGAATTAAAAAGTACCTCCTTCAACAGCGAGAATGAAGCAAAATTAGAGTCTGAAGATGCTAATAACTCTTCACAGTAACATTGCCAGATCTTCacactaaaagaaaagaagaatcaGAATGATTCACAAGATATCAGAAAATCGATATAAAAATCATATGGATTTGACGTTCCACTTCCACTGCTTCCCCATAGTGATAGCAATCCATTTATGGTTACTCAAATTATAAAGATAATACCAATAATAATCattaaggaaaaataaagtaGGTTGACAGCTGAAACTAAGAAAAACTGATTGATATACTCTGAATCAAAGTTACTGATGAAATGAGAAGCTTTTACGAAAATTTGAACACTGTAAATTATTCAATCCACACTCACCTCCCATCCGCGCTCCCAGTTGCCACTAAAACCTTTGGACTTGATGAATCAGAATCAAACAACATCCAACTGATACAGTTGATCCATGAATTGTGTGCCTGAAGAATTCCAACAAGTAAAGCTCTTGTTGGAACCATGCACTCAGTGAGGGAGTAGCATTCTGCTACATTAACTTTCCAAAATGAAACTTTACCAGACTTTGTTCCTACTGCAAGAACGCTTGCAGATGAATTCTGATGTAAATGAGCCTTATGTGATGGCTTTATTACTGGGGACCAAGCAATTACAAGAGACAACAACATTGCACTGCGAGAAGCATATTGTTGTGCACTAATAAATGGAGGCACGGAGCTATCTTCACTTCTCCTCCTCAGAGGCTTCTCTTTTGATTTCTCCAATGATTGATTCAAACTGCTTTCATTGCTGGTAAGAATTGAACATCAAATTCCTAAAAGGGTTATTGATAATGAAAAGGACATAATTTACAATAacaatctaattaaaaaaatccattatCCATATAGGCTCTTGCAAAAATGCACAACCATTCAAATTAATCCCAACTGTAGAGTTAACTACAAAAGAAATCGATAGATAACACCATGAGAAAGTATAATATTTGGCCATTTGGCCAAGTCAATTACTTCTTCCTAATCCTTTTTCTTCCCACTAAAAGATTCTAGCATTTCTtattaaatcaccaattcacccaaaagcttaagctagtggttgaaagcaaatttaattatatatcaccaacactccccctcacttgtaggcttgaaatatttgaaaggcccaacaactggaatcaattttacctcacttttgggtttgaaatatttgaaaggcccaacaagtggaaattgatttaattgggggaggaaacgacaatgcagaGGCTTGAACACAGAACCTCCCTAGACCAtttgctctaataccatattaaatcgccaattcacccaaaagcttaagcttgtggttgaaggcaaatttaattatatatcaccaacactttCCATCCAAATATTGCACAGGATTGGTTTTACAGTTTTATCCACAAACCTTCACTTTCCTCCTTTTGTGAATCCCCAAAGCCCAAAGCCctctcattatttttaaagaaacagtAACaatttgccttttcttttttattaaataagaaaataaaatttacaaagtGGAAATTCATAATTCGTTGTGTTTAggaggttttttcttttcatattcccACTTCAGGCATGATTTCTCTTCTTTGTGTagtacttttatatatagtgtacctaaaagaaatttgtgttttctttgcGCTTTGCGTTTAAGCCCGAAAAAAACTATTACATTTTATTGTGGCTTGAGCTTTGAAAAACACTGAAATTGAAGTTTTACATACCAAATAAACTTTGGGATTCTCTAAAATCCAATTGGTTATGGGAAGAGCACCTTTGTATCTTGTAAGGATTGTGAGGTCTTTTTCGTCTTTTTCATTTGGGATCGTCAACAAGCCCCTCAAGATGGTGCCTTTTTGTATTTACCACTCTTTAATTGGTTCTTGTTTTACCATATACCCACTTGGCCTTCATAGACACTAattctaataccatattagaTAAACATGaggtttcatctcaaaaccaattgactATGAGATGAGCAACTCTACATCTTAGAGAGATGTGAggtttcttcatctttctaaTGAGGGATTCTCAACAATAAGGTTGGTCTACAAAATATACCACATCCCTTATAACTGCAGAGCTTCTACCTATAACATGATGTCAAACAACTCATATGCTACTATTCAATATTATGCTATGGTTTCttagataacaaaataatgCATTGTGCTGATACCAGTGATATGGATAACATAATAAGAATTTTACTCTGACTTGAGTTCGTCTTTCTTTCTCCGCTTactgttcttcttctttgtgagATGCTCATGGACATCATCAGCGCTGCCACTTTCCTTCACCGGAATCTAATTTTAACAATGGGGGCAAATTGTCATAGCCTTTAAAGTTGATGATGCCAAACAGGTGAATAGATGAATCAAGGAACTTACATCAGAACACTTAGAGGAAAGAACATCCAGCTCCCCATATTTAATGCTTTCAAGATAATCATAAAGCTTATTTGATATGTCCACAATCTACCAAAATCATGAGagaaaattattagaataaataaatattcaccTCAATGTCAGCAGTGccattgtattttctttaaaaaaaagttgcttTAAAAATACAGTTAAATTTTACCAAATACACCTAAACTTTGGGGGGGGTTTTAATTATGACCATGAATTTTAAAGgcttcattttttctcttgaACTTTGAAGTTTATTCCAAAAAATTGCATGGCTTTTTCCTCAAGTGCCACCTAAACTAATgtgtaaaaattgaaagtcaTATCATATGTGACATCAACTACAACATCTTTCATGTAACTTGATGAGCAATTGGAGtgtaaaaaatgattttgtaaatgatTTTATCGAGTTGAGTTCTCTTGACCCTTGCTTCCTATTGTATGGTAAAACAAGTAACCTTTTGCTTCCAgcataatactaataataaattatttaaaaaaatgacaatttttgtataaaaagtccgtgaattttaaaaaatatcaaataagtCAAGAACCTatgacaaaaattgaaaattcaaagacTTGTTGCacacttttaaagtttatggGTATATTACTATTAGATACAGCCCTTAAAGTTCAaagattaaactttattttcattttattttagaactttttttatcctataaaagaaagaacaacaAGCTGTGATTTAAACTAGCCTTCTCTTACTATCCAATAAAACTATATTGAATATCATTCTATTTCCCATTGAAACAAAGATACTCTCCTTAGAAAAATACCTCAATCCATTCAGCACTAAAGTCACAGAACGGTGGACGGTAAAGCTTCACACATCCTTCAGATGTGCAAACAGCCAACAAGCACCTGTCATGGAATGTGTACCACCAGTTATTCTTGATAATAAGTTTtgtataacaaataaatagttCAATGGATACTTCAAGAGTTAACAAAAGATGGGCAAGCATAAAAAGACAGGCTTTTTTAACCTCCAAACAGCCATACTAATGAAAtgtgaacaaaaataacagAACCGTGGTTGATGGcgaatggaagaaaaatatgaaatacaTAACAGCAGTCCAGTGGAAATCCATAGAGGTAATTGAAGTGTAAAAgctttttccatatttttctCACATAAAGAATCATACCAACTCATCAGCAAAGCAGtcatttggaaaataaaagtacaaacaATTAAGAACCAAAAGACTGTACCCTGCATTAGGAGCCATTCCAATAGGAGACCATGCTACGGACTGTGCACGAGGTTGATCATCCCGAGATAAGCAAGTTGTCAACAAGCAGTCAGAAAATAAGTCTGCATTTACCAACAcgaaatttatttaagaataaaGTTGCAATGGCATCCGCATGTGAGAACATCCCTCTTAGACAATGACAAATCTTCCAACTTGGTTGGTTTCGCTGAAGAGCAAATTAGATAGTTTTTCAAGAATTCGGTGATAAGTAGCTTGCTTTCAATTGAAGTTTTCGAGCATTGGTTTGAGCATTACCAAAAACCAAGGAGACTCATGGCTACCAATATTCTCTAAACTACCAACAAAACTTACAATTGGCATTATATAGAATGAATGCCTTTTCCTATATCTTGAGAAGGAAAAACATATCCTCACAATAAAGCCTAATGAACAGAGAGATTACAcatctcaactttaaaaatcAACGAACAAGAAATCTCTTGAATTGGCtcgtataaaaaaaaaatgtgaaactgTTAAATCCATATGATACCTTTTCGCTCTATCACCCCTATTCGAAGTGGATCAGCTGCAGGGATTGTAATAGTGCCTCGTGCTCCAAAAGGTGATGCCGGATTCTGAGATAAAGATAGGAAGTAATTGTAAATACAGTATGCTTGATTGGAAGGGAGGCAAATGTAAAAACAGTTAACTGACCAGTATAGTGACAAGGGGGCCTGAGGCAAGGGCGATTAAATTCTCATCAGACCATGCAATAGCATTTGGGTAGTTTGGGGCAGCGAACAGCGAGACGGCCTGAAAAAATGTTTCCACCATTGCCCTCCGCTCTTCCAGACTTCTGAAGCAAGTTCACAGTGACAATGGAAGTTCAGCTCGTTATCGAATGAGtgaaagaagaacaaagtaGCGTCGTCAAAACGGTGTACAAACGGATTCAAgcttgttttaaaattaaaaaaagggtaaTCAACGGTTCCGTTGCCTCTGATTGACGATCTGAAACTGTGTGCGGTGGGTTTGGTGACCGGCGGAGGCAGGTGCCGGAAGGGAGCTGCGGAGGTGGTCTACTACTGTGGCTATCGGCTAACCCGAGAAGGGGCGAAACCGCACTTGtttcctactttttttttcttttctttcttttttctttttttgtcttttttagaaaactatCTATTCGGTAAAATACTCAAAATATGTGaaggttaaaaaatatactgGGACTACTTATTATAGTTGGTTGATCTccagttttcaaaatatacattttaaatttattttataaataaatttaaaattttttagaagaattttaaaacaaaaaaacatacaGACTAACATATCGAAACTATTTCAATGGACTGGATAGAACAATCATGATTTTGTTGAAGTATGTTCGAGATATCCTGAAATAAaaggtaattataattgatgatcattttatgaataataattaaatatataccaacatctcaaaaaatttataaatatagtaaaactatTACGCATAGATTTGTATGGCTAATAGATTTGTACgatctatcaataatagaataatatttttaacatgGTTTATTTATAACATGTCTATTCGTGATATATTTCTAtgattgatataatttaacaaattttactatatttgtaagttgttatatacttaattattttgcatctaaTGGCTAAATTTTGCAACtatacttaaaataaaagaattctATATTTGGTCATTGAATTTTATACTCGGTGGTATCAAGATGGtccaatattaaaaaattatgcatttatttttttaattcgaGCATACATCATCTCATAACAAATGACTTATGCCTTAGTTATTCAATCTTAGACCTTCGTTATATCGGAAcgttccaaaattaaaaaagaaagatttagaCAGAATATCTAAATCTACtggtaaattttataaatatcataaattataatttattttcttaattagattttggtaatttttaatgacaatTACAACATTaactttatataattttttaaattaaattcaaatgattttcttatttacattaGGTAAATGTCAACTTTCTTATTTGGCCTGATAATCAATggataaatttattattaaaactaattggaaatattttattaattcaatataaaatgaaatattttctaatatgaaataaCTTAATGATTAAAAACAACCGTGTATAATTGTATTTAATCACCCATGAACATTctcatataaaaattttaatgcCCGcaataattttgtctttttcataattcaattttagtcatttatttcattaattttgttgttatcAATATCgtttttcaatttggttaatcggtttttcaatttggttaattggtttattttgaaattttattttatataaaacttTGAGTTAGTTGTCTTCCtcaattactttatttttatttaaatttctcaCTTTACCGATATTTTTCTTACACATATATCACTTCGTATATACAATAtgatatatgtattatttcttcttatgTTTCGTAAcatgtattttttcttataaatttattatttatttttatgtctCGTAACATATATTTCGATCATGtttatcatattttgttttattttttattgttcaatTCATCTTCTTATCATGTACGacatgtaattttttattaaatgttcTGTCATTCGTGTATACTATGATATAtcattgaataataaatttatgttatgtgatttattacatatatattactacatatatttaataatacatacacacattatttttcatgttttgtgattttttcttattacgTATATATACAgattatatattcattcaataacttttttatttcttacctATATCTTTTGCGATTTgttacacacatatatatactacttcatacatttaataatatataaatgaagttAATTCGATATAATAAATGTACCACAGTGTATTTCAAAtgtgaaatat
Coding sequences:
- the LOC101210970 gene encoding uncharacterized protein LOC101210970 isoform X1 — encoded protein: MVETFFQAVSLFAAPNYPNAIAWSDENLIALASGPLVTILNPASPFGARGTITIPAADPLRIGVIERKDLFSDCLLTTCLSRDDQPRAQSVAWSPIGMAPNAGCLLAVCTSEGCVKLYRPPFCDFSAEWIEIVDISNKLYDYLESIKYGELDVLSSKCSDIPVKESGSADDVHEHLTKKKNSKRRKKDELKSDNESSLNQSLEKSKEKPLRRRSEDSSVPPFISAQQYASRSAMLLSLVIAWSPVIKPSHKAHLHQNSSASVLAVGTKSGKVSFWKVNVAECYSLTECMVPTRALLVGILQAHNSWINCISWMLFDSDSSSPKVLVATGSADGSVKIWQCYCEELLASSDSNFASFSLLKEVISGEGVPTVLSLNMPKLSEHKLFLAIGRGSGSLEIRIFNLSSSEFDNILLSDAHCHVVTGVAWAVDGRYLFTCSEDNTLRGWSLDESSLHEVPISSRIPELGGSIDLPDTFRSCFGIAMSPGNLVGAVVRNFDLDSLDKMYQARTQKAAVQFFWIGGEEIEVMPNSSYFYTENVSNMSKKEFVRWESSILWSLNQFKNLNKPMVVWEVVAALLAFRHSIPEYVDHILLKWLATSYLHWNNELSATKILSHVSKNVSTFSTRQLHLLNIICRRVVLSESIQDQVNDNLQNLDLLSLEGLDDSENEMHILCKKLLLSSERELRQRLIGLCFFACAKLRSLSITEYRPGFWYPIGLTEMQQWVTSNPEHLQDSIKDIASQARKKRWSKHSSTEQCTYCSAPVPFESPEFGVCQGGKRKPGVSQSHKLIRCSVSMQVCPATTPLWFCMCCCRSAFRLAPDILFQMSETPNFHSLKLSDSEIPSKPLCPFCGILLQRRQPDFLLSACPV
- the LOC101210970 gene encoding uncharacterized protein LOC101210970 isoform X2, yielding MVETFFQAVSLFAAPNYPNAIAWSDENLIALASGPLVTILNPASPFGARGTITIPAADPLRIGVIERKDLFSDCLLTTCLSRDDQPRAQSVAWSPIGMAPNAGCLLAVCTSEGCVKLYRPPFCDFSAEWIEIVDISNKLYDYLESIKYGELDVLSSKCSDIPVKESGSADDVHEHLTKKKNSKRRKKDELNNESSLNQSLEKSKEKPLRRRSEDSSVPPFISAQQYASRSAMLLSLVIAWSPVIKPSHKAHLHQNSSASVLAVGTKSGKVSFWKVNVAECYSLTECMVPTRALLVGILQAHNSWINCISWMLFDSDSSSPKVLVATGSADGSVKIWQCYCEELLASSDSNFASFSLLKEVISGEGVPTVLSLNMPKLSEHKLFLAIGRGSGSLEIRIFNLSSSEFDNILLSDAHCHVVTGVAWAVDGRYLFTCSEDNTLRGWSLDESSLHEVPISSRIPELGGSIDLPDTFRSCFGIAMSPGNLVGAVVRNFDLDSLDKMYQARTQKAAVQFFWIGGEEIEVMPNSSYFYTENVSNMSKKEFVRWESSILWSLNQFKNLNKPMVVWEVVAALLAFRHSIPEYVDHILLKWLATSYLHWNNELSATKILSHVSKNVSTFSTRQLHLLNIICRRVVLSESIQDQVNDNLQNLDLLSLEGLDDSENEMHILCKKLLLSSERELRQRLIGLCFFACAKLRSLSITEYRPGFWYPIGLTEMQQWVTSNPEHLQDSIKDIASQARKKRWSKHSSTEQCTYCSAPVPFESPEFGVCQGGKRKPGVSQSHKLIRCSVSMQVCPATTPLWFCMCCCRSAFRLAPDILFQMSETPNFHSLKLSDSEIPSKPLCPFCGILLQRRQPDFLLSACPV